A genomic segment from Fusarium fujikuroi IMI 58289 draft genome, chromosome FFUJ_chr04 encodes:
- a CDS encoding probable transmembrane protein UsgS: MSSDEKAQLDKDKLKEKLEEKFDLSHFDPNTVIRGAQLTLVGAHRALQNPALFTTDHYRQAAIAVVAGLAIRLIVTIPIVGIKVLLWFISFFISLDAVTWDDTLVGGLDFVAEYVLQVPFFLMALMRYVVPTLDNLFMQSLQWVDMTYVQKHRGDKPSELRDMYYPNLKTYRPSDGSTHSESTAQAVSMFLYRFLRKGGISLAVFALSYTPYIGRFVLPAASFYTFNNAVGLGPASIIFGMGIFLPRRYLVIFLQSYFSSRSLMRELLEPYFARVHFTKDQKRNWFRSREGVLFGFGLGFYILVRIPLVGILAYGIAEASTAYLITKITDPPPPPQQMKEFAEGQQNWSNKHEFLNLSLANIDLVHDPELSKKTN; this comes from the exons ATGTCGTCCGACGAAAAGGCTCAACTTGATAAGGACaagttgaaggagaagcttgaggaaAAATTCGATCTCTCTCACTTCGATCCCAATACCGTAATACGTGGTGCTCAGCTCACTCTGGTGGGAG CTCATCGAGCACTACAGAATCCGGCACTTTTCACAACCGATCACTATCGTCAAGCTGCCATTGCAGTGGTGGCAGGTCTTGCTATTAGACTCATCGTCACCATACCC ATCGTCGGGATCAAGGTTTTATTATGGTTCATTTCATTCTTTATATCTCTTGATGCCGTCACATGGGACGATACTCTCGTCGGTGGGCTTGACTTTGTCGCAGAATATGTCCTCCAAGTCCCCTTCTTCCTCATGGCCCTCATGCGTTATGTTGTACCGACCCTCGATAACCT CTTCATGCAGTCTCTGCAGTGGGTTGATATGACCTATGTTCAAAAGCACCGGGGTGATAAGCCTTCGGAGCTTCGGGATATGTACTATCCGAACCTCAAGACGTACCGTCCCTCCGATGGAAGTACGCACTCTGAAAGTACCGCTCAGGCTGTTTCCATGTTTCTCTACCGCTTCCTTCGCAAGGGTGGTATTTCTTTAGCAGTTTTTGCACTCTCATACACACCGTACATCGGTCGATTTGTCCTACCCGCGGCCAGTTTTTACACCTTCAACAACGCTGTGGGCTTGGGACCGGCCTCGATCATCTTCGGTATGGGAATTTTCCTCCCTCGAAGGTACCTGGTAATCTTTCTCCAGAGCTACTtctcttccagaagcttgatgcGAGAGTTGCTTGAGCCATACTTCGCTCGTGTTCACTTTACAAAGGATCAAAAGCGAAACTGGTTCCGCAGCCGCGAGGGAGTTCTGTTTGGTTTCGGTCTGGGATTCTACATCCTGGTTAGAATCCCTCTTGTGGGCATCCTCGCCTATGGCATTGCCGAAGCATCCACCGCATACCTGATCACCAAGATCACTGACccaccgcctcctcctcagcagatgAAGGAGTTTGCTGAGGGACAGCAGAATTGGTCTAACAAACATGAGTTCTTGAACCTTTCGCTGGCCAACATTGACTTGGTACATGACCCTGAGCTATCTAAAAAGACCAATTGA
- a CDS encoding related to member of RSC complex — translation MSSRRANAPEVRESIEAKTASLDVEMKDTPDDDIDAEGDPDVDMDAEGDEDAEGEEDAEGEVDDEGRPDMYRLIHNLSTYLCSVQDDGEQLAAGFQRIPNRRTLPDYFEIIAEPIAFSTIRGKTQKKQYGSFAEFVKDVAQICHNAQVYNRPSAPIFGAAVRLREILVQELKKLVEKGHVNANDAQLPDLGELPPAEESPPAEDDEEDEEDDEEEEDEEEEEEDDDDDEDEDDDSDDEGGRRRGRRRRGAGRRDQDKDYEDDSHKRRGRPPSVLTPNEARIASLLKGLRKPKDTAGNLLVHPFEKLPDKAAVPDYYTTILNPIALDNIKKKAKRKKYQSIDHVLQDLNLMFENAKRYNEDDSEVYKAAVELQKEAVFLAEQEKAKPDDDFRDEDGKLPLAEIQHNGQVWKVGDWAHIRNPNDLAKPTVAQIYRTWQDRAGQRWINACWYYRPEQTVHRYEKHFFEHEVVKTGQYRDHQIEEVLDRCFVMFVTRFNKGRPRGFPLDKEIYVCESRYNEEKFTFNKIKTWASCVPDEVRDKDYEMDLFDMPRRMKKIPSPIKHLLREDAKETDELPKPTWGSPNAPPIVGAVHRRKREANDSPPPVPTPPPQAMSAVPLPDAGADSGRRASMLSVPGGIPGDHSGRHPSISYPGGPSPSPVPYNAHTTPHFQPVTPSAQPAQVQQTPVPIPHQPHLGAQPQLSVRPVQYQHQPQHSQAGYAQGFAPNYGQQVPPMHQQTPMPNHLTQAYNQVQATPVARSPMPAAPGMPMQGGNVYNPPRPPEVYALPDNMNDAMPKELRASFQHDSSGRVLFFTAPPLDRPHKGISHESAGLGHSAKYLAGRKEWLADRERKRKERDEQVGSTSNKKLGKNAADAHQAKTEIVSQASDAMAKWLEQYNEDTQKWKAKAGLEGWREVKPSNEENSTVCDEWAAVGKQI, via the exons ATGTCCAGCCGGAGGGCGAACGCGCCAGAGGTGCGCGAATCTATAGAAGCGAAGACAGCCTCCCTGGAcgttgagatgaaggataCACCGGACGATGATATCGATGCCGAAGGCGACCCTGACGTAGATATGGACGCAGAAGGTGACGAAGATGCCGAAGGTGAAGAGGACGCAGAAGGCGAGGTGGACGATGAAGGCCGTCCCGATATGTATCGCTTGATCCATAATCTCTCGACCTATCTGTGCAGCGTTCAGGATGA TGGTGAGCAGCTTGCTGCTGGCTTCCAGCGCATCCCGAATCGACGAACACTGCCCGATTATTTCGAAATCATCGCCGAGCCCATCGCTTTCAGTACCATCCGA GGTAAAACTCAGAAGAAACAATACGGCTCATTTGCCGAGTTCGTCAAAGATGTTGCGCAAATCTGTCACAACGCTCAAGTTTACAACCGACCCTCCGCTCCTATTTTTGGTGCCGCAGTTCGTCTTCGAGAAATTCTTGTCCAAGAACTTAAGAAGCTGGTAGAAAAGGGCCACGTTAATGCCAATGATGCACAATTGCCAGATCTGGGCGAATTACCACCCGCAGAAGAGTCTCCACCagcagaggatgatgaggaagacgaggaagacgatgaagaagaggaggatgaagaagaagaagaagaagatgatgatgatgatgaggatgaagatgacgattcAGACGATGAAGGCGGACGACGCAGGGGACGAAGACGACGTGGCGCTGGTCGAAGAGATCAGGACAAAGACTACGAAGATGATTCGCACAAACGAAGAGGCCGACCTCCTAGTGTTCTTACACCAAACGAAGCCCGCATCGCTTCACTATTGAAGGGATTGAGAAAGCCCAAGGACACTGCAGGAAATCTACTTGTTCATCCTTTCGAGAAGCTACCAGACAAAGCAGCTGTACCAGATTACTATACAACGATACTAAACCCCATCGCTctcgacaacatcaagaaaAAGGCCAAGCGGAAGAAGTATCAAAGCATCGACCATGTTCTTCAAGACCTCAATCTCATGTTTGAGAATGCCAAGCGGTATAATGAGGATGACAGCGAAGTGTACAAGGCCGCAGTTGAGCTACAGAAAGAGGCTGTCTTTTTAGCTGAACAGGAGAAGGCCAAACCTGATGATGATTTCCGAGACGAAGACGGCAAGTTACCGTTGGCAGAGATCCAACATAACGGGCAGGTCTGGAAAGTCG GTGATTGGGCTCACATTAGAAATCCCAATGACCTGGCCAAGCCCACCGTTGCGCAAATCTATCGAACTTGGCAAGACCGCGCTGGCCAAAGATGGATCAATGCCTGCTGGTACTACCGACCAGAACAGACTGTGCATCGATATGAGAAGCATTTCTTCGAGCATGAAGTTGTCAAGACAGGCCAATACCGGGATCATCAAATCGAAGAGGTTTTGGATCGATGCTTTGTCATGTTCGTGACCCGATTCAATAAAGGGCGACCTCGAGGATTTCCTCTAGACAAGGAGATTTATGTGTGTGAATCACGCTACAACGAGGAGAAGTTCAcattcaacaagatcaagacgtGGGCAAGCTGTGTCCCAGATGAGGTGCGCGACAAAGACTACGAAATGGACCTCTTTGATATGCCTCGGCGCATGAAGAAGATTCCCAGCCCAATTAAACACTTGCTCCGCGAAGATGCAAAGGAGACAGATGAACTACCCAAGCCAACATGGGGAAGCCCAAATGCCCCGCCTATTGTTGGAGCGGTACATCGCCGTAAACGGGAGGCCAAT GATTCACCACCGCCAGTCCCCACCCCTCCGCCACAGGCCATGTCGGCGGTCCCACTACCTGATGCCGGCGCTGATTCTGGCCGGCGCGCTTCAATGTTGTCAGTGCCTGGTGGCATTCCTGGTGATCATTCCGGGAGACATCCTTCAATATCCTATCCTGGAGGTCCCTCACCCTCCCCCGTCCCGTACAATGCTCACACGACACCTCACTTTCAGCCGGTCACTCCTAGCGCCCAACCAGCACAAGTTCAACAGACTCCAGTCCCTATTCCACATCAACCTCACCTGGGTGCTCAGCCTCAATTGTCTGTACGGCCTGTGcaatatcaacaccaacctcaGCATTCGCAGGCAGGATATGCACAAGGATTCGCCCCTAACTATGGGCAACAGGTGCCTCCTATGCATCAGCAAACACCTATGCCAAACCACTTGACCCAGGCATACAACCAAGTGCAAGCCACTCCAGTCGCTCGCAGTCCTATGCCGGCTGCACCAGGGATGCCTATGCAGGGTGGCAATGTGTATAACCCACCCAGGCCACCAGAGGTCTACGCACTTCCCGACAATATGAACGATGCGATGCCAAAGGAGTTGCGAGCGTCATTTCAACATGACAGTTCTGGCCGagttctcttcttcactgcTCCTCCACTCGACAGACCCCACAAGGGCATATCCCACGAAAGCGCTGGCTTAGGACACAGCGCCAAATACCTGGCTGGGAGAAAAGAATGGTTGGCTGACcgggagaggaagagaaaagagcgCGACGAGCAGGTCGGGAGTACCTCAAACAAGAAACTCGGAAAGAATGCAGCAGATGCGCACCAAGCGAAAACAGAGATTGTTTCGCAGGCCAGTGATGCTATGGCTAAGTGGTTGGAGCAATACAACGAGGATACCCAGAAGTGGAAAGCCAAGGCAGGGCTTGAAGGTTGGCGTGAAGTCAAGCCATCCAACGAAGAAAACAGCACTGTTTGCGACGAGTGGGCAGCAGTTGGGAAACAAATATGA
- a CDS encoding related to OTU-like cysteine protease, which yields MRARYKGPAGTGILEIPDDATVKVLFDELRVKTGITTFGIKYGPPMAMKTLEASKSDQFARSLGLHGETLTIVPEDVPPPAPPAPLQTGTAQHQAMTFRAAKLNESPEDVNVPWPEQGGTLLLRVMPSDNSCLFTAFGGALQDQIPAQRLRRMMADYIVEHPEDYSEAVLGSPPSQYCRNIQDPDRWGGGIELSILSSIFNIQICTFDVQAQNLINFGEDKRDRCILVYSGIHYDRVAFSLSDYPHDSPTYPPEMDRTVWPTDDDEILEKTRELVEKLNKAHYYTDTEGLLLRCDVPGCDWIGSGQREGQKHAELTGHVALSEIQDEGDNVLRKCDTPGCDFIGQGDKVMRQHSADTAHERFSIIPDW from the exons ATGCGAGCTCGTTATAAAGGTCCAGCCGGTACCGGTATCCTTGAGATACCCGATGATGCCACTGTTAAAGTGCTATTTGATGAACTTCGAGTCAAGACAGGAATTACCACTTTTGGCATAAAATATGGCCCTCCTATGGCTATGAAGACTCTTGAAGCTAGCAAAAGTGATCAATTTGCTCGATCTCTTGGTCTTCATGGTGAGACACTCACTATCGTACCCGAGGACGTACCACCTCCCGCACCTCCTGCGCCGCTTCAAACTGGCACTGCCCAACATCAAGCAATGACATTTCGGGCAGCAAAGCTGAATGAGAGCCCAGAGGATGTCAACGTTCCGTGGCCAGAACAGGGTGGGACTCTAC TTCTAAGGGTGATGCCCAGCGATAACAGCTGTTTATTCACAGCTTTCGGTGGTGCTCTGCAAGATCAGATCCCCGCTCAACGgctgagaaggatgatggctGATTACATTGTTGAACATCCCGAGGATTACTCAGAAGCTGTCCTCGGTAGTCCTCCCAGCCAATATTGCCGCAATATTCAAGACCCTGATCGGTGGGGAGGAGGTATTGAACTGAGCATCTtatcttccatcttcaatATCCAGATCTGCACGTTTGATGTCCAG GCCCAAAACCTAATCAACTTCGGAGAGGATAAGAGAGATCGCTGTATTCTTGTCTATTCAGGAATTCACTATGACCGAGTTGCCTTTAGCCTGTCTGACTACCCACATGACTCGCCTACCTACCCCCCTGAGATGGATCGAACTGTTTGGCCGactgatgacgacgagataCTCGAAAAGACCAGAGAGCTCGTCGAGAAGCTCAATAAGGCGCACTACTACACTGATACGGAAGGACTGCTTCTACGATGTGATGTGCCGGGATGTGACTGGATAGGTAGCGGCCAGCGTGAGGGGCAGAAGCATGCAGAACTCACAGGACACGTGGCTCTGAGTGAAATCCAAGACGAAGGCGACAACGTGCTCCGGAAGTGCGACACACCTGGATGTGACTTCATCGGCCAAGGTGACAAGGTTATGAGGCAGCATAGTGCAGATACTGCTCATGAGAGGTTCTCCATCATTCCGGACTGGTGA
- a CDS encoding probable KGD2-2-oxoglutarate dehydrogenase complex E2 component produces MLSRSIATAARMVPATRALRPRSHPLVMLPSMMQTVRSYADSVIKVPQMAESISEGTLKQFSKSIGDYVEQDEEIATIETDKIDVAVNATESGTIKEFLVAEEDTVTVGQDLVRIELGGAPSGDKAAPKEESKEQPQKSESESKSESKPEPKQESAPEPKKESAPAPSKPEPPRQAEKKDSKPQSAASSGPSMGNREERRVKMNRMRLRIAERLKQSQNTAASLTTFNEVDMSNIMEFRKLYKEDVLKKTGVKLGFMSAFSRACVLAMRDLPAVNASIEGPNGGDTIVYRDYVDISVAVATEKGLVTPVVRNVESMDMIGIEQSIADMGKKARDNKLTIEDMAGGTFTISNGGVFGSLMGTPIINLPQSAVLGLHAIKERPVAVNGKIEIRPMMYLALTYDHRLLDGREAVQFLVKVKEYIEDPRRMLL; encoded by the exons atgctctcaagaagtATAGCTACCGCCGCCCGTATGGTGCCCGCCACCAGGGCGCTGAGGCCCCGTTCGCACCCTCTCGTCATGCTTCCCTCCATGATGCAGACCGTTCGCTCCTACGCCGATTCCGTCATCAAGGTTCCCCAGATGGCAGAGTCCATTTCCGAGGGTACTCTCAAGCAGTTTTCCAAGAGCATTGGCGATTATGTGGAGCAGGATGAGGAGATTGCTACTATCGAGACCGACAAG ATTGACGTTGCTGTCAACGCCACCGAGTCTGGTACCATCAAGGAGTTCCTCGTTGCCGAGGAGGACACAGTCACTGTCGGACAAGACCTTGTTCGAATTGAGCTTGGAGGCGCGCCATCCGGTGACAAGGCGGCCCCTAAAGAAGAGTCCAAGGAGCAGCCCCAGAAGTCCGAGTCCGAATCAAAGTCTGAATCAAAACCTGAGCCCAAGCAGGAATCCGCTCCTGAGCCTAAGAAGGAGTCTGCTCCTGCTCCCAGCAAGCCCGAACCTCCCCGacaggccgagaagaaggactcCAAGCCACAGTCTGCCGCTTCCAGCGGTCCCTCTATGGGTAACCGAGAAGAGCGCCGT GTCAAGATGAACCGTATGCGCCTTCGAATTGCTGAGCGTCTCAAGCAGTCCCAAAACACGGCTGCTTCCCTGACCACCTTCAACGAGGTCGATATGTCCAACATCATGGAGTTCCGCAAGCTCTACAAGGAGGACGTTCTCAAGAAGACTGGTGTCAAGCTTGGTTTCATGAGTGCTTTCTCTCGAGCCTGCGTTCTTGCTATGCGCGATCTCCCTGCCGTCAACGCCTCCATTGAGGGTCCCAACGGCGGTGACACCATCGTCTACCGCGACTACGTCGATATCAGTGTGGCTGTCGCTACCGAGAAGGGCCTTGTTACCCCTGTCGTCCGAAATGTCGAGTCTATGGACATGATTGGCATTGAGCAATCGATTGCTGATATGGGCAAAAAG GCTCGTGACAACAAGCTTACTATCGAGGATATGGCTGGTGGCACCTTCACCATCAGCAACGGCGGTGTTTTCGGGTCTCTCATGGGCAcacccatcatcaacctccccCAGAGTGCTGTTCTTGGCCTCCACGCTATCAAGGAGCGCCCCGTTGCCGTTAACGGCAAGATCGAGATTCGACCCATGATGTACCTTGCTCTTACTTACGACCACCGTCTGCTGGACGGCCGGGAGGCTGTGCAATTCCTTGTCAAGGTGAAGGAGTACATTGAGGATCCCCGAAGGATGCTCCTGTAA
- a CDS encoding related to Rtm1p, translating to MSDGKYVDGSYWFYAPNKGAAIFFCFAFCCTGCFHIRQCILYKCWKLTPLFSFCSLLFTTGFALRVYGAFHYESLEIFIASVCITYAAPPLLELQNYRILGRILYYVPYNSPIHPGRVLTTFGFISGIVEALNGWGASYSANQSLTDSEIEIGHALIKTSLLLQIVVAILFITLAVTFHRRCVVAGITNERLNKPLWTLYTSMTLILARTIYRIVEYFSVAELRYGPGFEPATISPIVRYEWFFYVFEAALMLCNLVMFNVRHPRQYLPRNNKIYLFPDGVTEIEGPGYKDPRKLWQTLIDPFDIQGLVTGRGRETDKFWEMGHGRPADSTKTVGVKTESV from the exons ATGTCTGACGGGAAATATG TTGATGGGAGCTACTGGTTCTATGCCCCTAATAAGGGTgctgccatcttcttctgcttcgcTTTCTGCTGCACAGGATGCTTCCACATACGGCAGTGCAT ACTGTATAAGTGTTGGAAGTTGACACCTCTGTTCTCATtctgctctcttctctttacTACGGGCTTCGCGCTTCGGGTATATGGAGCTTTTCATTATGAAAGTCTCGAAATTTTTATTGCAAGTGTCTGCATCACTTATGCAGCGCC ACCACTACTGGAACTTCAGAACTATCGCATTCTCGGCCGAATCCTGTACTACGTCCCGTACAACTCACCCATCCACCCTGGACGTGTCCTGACAACCTTTGGTTTTATCTCAGGCATCGTTGAGGCTCTGAATGGCTGGGGTGCTTCATACTCGGCGAATCAATCGTTGACCGACAGCGAGATTGAGATAGGTCATGCTCTGATCAAGACCTCATTGCTCTTACAGATTGTCGTGGCAATTCTGTTTATTACGCTGGCTGTTACCTTCCACCGCCGATGTGTTGTCGCTGGTATCACAAATGAGAGGCTCAACAAGCCACTATGGACTTTGTATACCAGCATGACCCTTATCCTTGCGCGAACCATATATCGCATTGTGGAATACTTCAGTGTTGCGGAACTCAGGTACGGTCCAGGCTTCGAACCAGCCACGATTAGTCCTATCGTGAGATACGAGTGGTTCTTCTATGTGTTTGAGGCTGCTCTTATGCTTTGCAATCTTGTCATGTTCAATGTACGGCATCCCCGACAATACCTTCCCAGAAACAACAAGATTTACCTCTTCCCAGACGGCGTTACGGAGATTGAGGGCCCTGGATACAAGGACCCGAGGAAGTTGTGGCAAACCCTTATTGATCCTTTCGATATTCAGGGATTGGTAACTGGTCGTGGCCGGGAAACTGACAAGTTCTGGGAAATGGGCCACGGGCGGCCAGCAGACTCGACTAAAACTGTGGGAGTCAAGACTGAATCTGTTTAG